A stretch of DNA from Kazachstania africana CBS 2517 chromosome 3, complete genome:
ACCTTAGATAAGTCGATAGGAATATCGATATAGTTATCTAGGAAATTATTGTTCTGTTCAGGATCTAATACTTCTAATAATGCTGCGGATGGATCTCCATGTATTCCTCCATGCCCAATTTTATCGATCTCATCGatcaaaatcaatggaTTTTGTGTTTGACATTTTTTCAGAGCTTGCACTACTCTACCTGGCAAGGCACCTATATAAGTTCTTCTATGACCTTTGATTTCTGCTACATCAGTCATACCACCGACTGAAAATCTAAAAAATCGACGATTCAATGCTCTAGCTATGGATTTACCAATGGAAGTTTTACCAACACCTGGTGGTCCGACAAAACAGATAATCTTACCATCAACTTTCCCCAACAGTTTCCCTACCGCAATAAATTCTAATATACGGTCCTTAGCATCTTTCATACCATAATGATCTTGAtctaatatatttttggcTTTGGCAGCAGAGTATTGCTCCTTTGAAGTGATGCCCCATGGTAAAGTAGTTAACCAGTCTAAATAATTTCTAATGACACCGAATTCAGACATGGAAGTTTCCAATGTggaaagtttcaaaatctcttcatcaaaaattttttgtacTACTTCAGGAAGTTCCAGTTtctcaattctttttttataagTTTCAATTAGTTTATCGCGGCCGTCATCAATTCCCAATTCTCTCTTGATACCTTTCAACTGTTCCATCAGATAATATTCTCTCTGtctcttttgaattttggtttcaacgtcttttgaaatcttaTTTTGTAACTCCGCATTCATTAGTTCTTTTTTAAGAACCAGTAGGGATTTTTCTAAACGTTGTTCAATATTTAATGacttcaaaatatcttgtaattcttcttcttctccagCTGAAACTGCAGCTGCAAAATCTGCCAACCTTGCTGGTTCCTCGAATATATTGGTTGTTGCACTTTGAATAGATGCTGAAAAAGTAGCAATTTGTTCTCTAAACATTGTGTTCAACTGGgatatttctttgaaaacttttaaTATCTCAGCCGTTAACGCATTTATTATTGGCGATTTTCTATCAAAGGGCTCGTCATTTAAGTTCGAAACGTTCACTAGAGAGACATCAAACTGATCTAAGAATTCAGTTGGGTTTACATCTTCCTCAATTTCATCCTgtgtaattttttctaccttgatatcttcaattttagGCATCTCTTTCTCGTTATCATTTGGAGagaataattcatcaattttaattCTCTTATGAGGATAAAGTAGTGCCGTCATCGTCTCTTTGCCagttttttcatctttactAGGAAATGCACTTGTTATCTGCGCTAGTACACCAACATCATGAACCTGATCTTGATTCGTAATCAGATCAGTATCAAGTTCGGAGTCCTTCAGCATGAATGCACCAACATATGGTTGCTGACGGTCAAGCATTTCTTTTATAGCAGCCATAACACTGGGATTTGAAATGACAACAGCTTTATAGAAACCAGGAAACAATGGACGTCTTGATATCGGAAGTGCCAACATTTTAGGATATATTTCAGgcaattcattttcattgctATTACTGTGGCTATCTCCAGGATTATTACCATTCCccgaagaagaagctgaGGAAGGTGGCATAGAATCACCGTTCGCTATTTTTGAGATGGTCTCATCACTCTTCTTCGTTTCATGGTCTTGTTCAGGTATTATGTCAtcgttttcttcttctcctttATTTTCTCCAGAGTCATtatccttcttcttctgttcTGGGACATGCTTGCCACTATCATTATTCTTCGAAGAACGTCTCAGAATTGCTTCATTGAATGTTAATTTACCGCTATAGTTGATAGATTTGGGTAAATTAGGTATTGAAGTTGCAAATCTTGGTTTGATTACCCTTAAGGCCAAAGAATTACCACGCTGGTACTTTAAAACCGTCGAAGTCTTCAGGAGTCTTGAAGTACGCAGCATAATGCAGTCTACAATTGGTCTAACTCTCTATGTTTCTCGTGTTAAATGGACGATTCCCTTCAACAACAGtgattttttctaaatggAATTAGGCGGTGGCAAAAAGAGGTGTTATAATAAAGCAGATGCATGCACTATTAACAAGCACGCATGAAATCATCTAAAACCATTCATTGATAAGAAGCTATCAGTCTCCTATTTGCTGGTGAAATATAAACTACTAGTCCCAACGTGGGAGTATAAGAATATGTATCGAAAACTATTTACATTAGATATTTGAATGGAACCGTTCAGGGTTACGGTAACAGCTTGTGTCAATCGCTATTCGTTACTTTCACTCCCGTCGCTCTCACTCGgttgctgttgttgatTTCTCAATGCCTGCTGCTGTCTGTATTTGGCTAAGTATATCTTCAATACTTCTGCATAGTTCTCAAAACCGAGAGCATGTAAAGATACCAAAATGTCCTCACCATTTATGGTCTTTCTCTTGTCAGCAGCGCACCTGTCACTTGCCTCGCTCGTTACAAAAGATATGAACTCACTGACACATTCTTGCATGCATTCTTTAGCGTCCTTTGAGACCTTTGCAGTTGGTGGCAGTGTGTTTTTCATCAATCTCGACACATTGTTTATTGGGAGCCACCTATCTTGCTCTCTCAACTCCGAATGATGAGAGGCCATATTACTACTATTAAGATCACCTTCATTCATTACGTGCAAAATGCCTCAGCTCTAATATGTTACAGTTATTGCTGTTTCAATAACTGTTGTTGCAAATATTTGTATGgtttattttctgtttcaatTCGCTCTGCTTTCACGTTCCAAACGTGGAAAGATTATATTGAGAGATGCTTGAACAGCTGGAATCATTAAAAGTGCTTGCAAGACACAACGCCAATCGTGTTGCTTAATGCCAATGGCATAAGAGACAGTCACGTTCTTAATACATGTGGTATTCTCGGCGATAAATCGAAGGAATGCTGCGTGACCAGCCTTACTATGGCCTTCGACTACTcgtttttttaattttcttgaaaaattggacACTCAAGATGATATTAGATTAACATAGACAACTGTCAATAACTTTGTAAAAGACGAAGTAAAAAGTCCAGCCTGCATCTGGAAAGTCAAGGACCCAATGGACGAGAAACATGCTACATCTGGTAATATCCTGTTGAAGTCAGCTAAAGGTGCGACCTTTTTAGTGCTTGGTCAGCTCTTTACCAAGATGTCTACCTTTTTATTGAATAGTTTACTCATAAGATTTCTATCCCCAAGAATCTTTGGTATAACAACTTTTTTGGAGTTTCTATTGAATACTATACTGTTCTTTAGTAGAGAGGCTATAAGACTCTCTGTATGGCGTATTTCTGACAGTAAGacaaatttacaaaatgtattcaattttggatATCTGTCAATTTTCATTGGTATTCCACTATCAATTGTACTGACGGTTTGGCAGTACAATAATATAAACAgttattttgtaaatttgcCATTCTTCAACTGGTCCATATTGATTATCTGGTTAAGTGGTCTTTTGGAATTATTAAGCgaaccatttttcattttgaacCAATTTATGCTAAATTATTCGAAAAGatccaaatttgaaagtcTTGGGGTACTGTTAGGTTGTTTAGTAAATTTTGCCATCATTACTGGCTTTGAGCGTGACTGGATTATATTTACAAGCCTTGACAACCAAAATAGTGATATGATCAAAGAAGGTATTGCTATATTTGCATTTGCAATGGGTAAATTAACTCATTCTTTAACATTATTATGTTGCTATTTTTTCGATCACATCAGCAACTTTCATGGGAAAGGTGATGTCAGTTTAAAGTTAACAAAGATAAATAAATCATTCTATTTTGAATCGAAGATTTTTAGCCATTTTAAAAAAGTCTATTTCCAACTTTGTTTTAAACATTTATTGACAGAAGGTGACAAATTGGTCATCAATAAGTTATGTACTGTAGAAGAACAAGGAATTTACtctcttctttcaaattatggTTCATTGATAACCAGACTTTTATTCGCACCAATCGAGGAATCTCTACGTCTGTTTTTGACTAAGTTGCTATCAACATCAAAGAGCAACAAAAACTTGAATATGTCAGTTGAAGTCTTACTCAATTTACTCAAGTTTTACACGTATCTTTCACTTTtaataattatttttggaCCAGTTAACTCGTCTTTCatccttcaatttttgataggATCTAAATGGTCAACTACATCTATCCTTCACACTATACGAACATACTGCTTCTATTTACCATTTTTGGCAATGAACGGTATCCTCGAAGCATTCTTTCAAAGTATTGCCACCggtgatgaaattttgattcattcCTACATAATGATGGTATTTTCAGGTATCTTCCTCTGCAGTTGTTGGGTCTTGatagaatatttaaaaCTTTCTATCGATGGCCTTATTTTCAgtaatattattaacaTGTCTCTTCGTATAGCATACTGTGGACAATACCTTCTTAGATTTTATAGAAAGCTGgattctgaaaaaaattctattCTCGTCAACTTAAGTAAATTCAGATTAATCTGTTTCTCAGCGCTGGTTGTATGCTCAATTAATTGGTGTTTTATTGGATATGTCAAGAATTTCAAACAATTCTTTGTGAATGTTCTTTTGGCCACTATCTTGCTGTGCATAATATTGCTGAAGGAAAGAACAGCTCTTAAACAATTAATTGGCATAAGAAAAGTTGatgattcaaaagatatttAGTCTTATATAAAGTTTGCATTGATTTAATACGATAGATATCACAACTCATCGCAAAGTTAATAATGTCCGAGcttttatttcttcataAAAAAACTAGAGCTATGGAACTATCAAAATGGAAATAAGCTAATGCTAAACATGGCACAATGTACGGATATTCCAGATAAGCAGGACAATGACAACGTGCTCAGGCTTGTGACTTTCAATGTAAACGCCATAGGTACCTTTTTCCACTACGATCCTTTTTCTAGGATGAATAATAGTTTACTTGACGtatttgattatttgaaaGCTGATATTATTACATTTCAAGAGATGAAGATAGATCAAAGATCTATAACCAAGTGGGGTAAAATCAACTCATTCTATTCATTTATATCTATCCCAAGATCGAAGAAAGGCTACTCTGGTGTGGGTTGCTGGATAAGAATACCACCGGAGGATCACCCACTGCATCACAAATTAAAAGTGCTTAAAGCAGAGGAAGGTATAACAGGGGCTCTTAGTgtcaaaatatcaagagaTAAAACTGTAAAATATAGAGATGATCCAACCGTTGGCATTGGTGGGTACGAAATGATAGACGAAAACGAAGCGTTACACATCGATTCAGAGGGACGGTGTGTAATGGTAGAGTTAGCGTGTAATCTTGTAGTCATCTCTGTCTATTGTCCTGCGAACTCTGGTTTGACCGATGAGGGTGAATTATTCAGGTTAAAATTCCTGAGgcttcttttcaaaagagtGAGAAACCTGGAAGCTCTCGGCAAAAGGACTGTTCTTATGGGTGATCTAAATGTATGTCGTGATCTGATTGACCAAGCCGCTGGCCTAGAGGATTCCTCAATAAAACTTGGTCCAACTGATACAGGAAGTGCAATCGAGAAGCAGTATCCTCTAGAGGCtaaagaatttatcatGAATCCCGATGTTCCACATAGAAGACTAATGAATCATATGTTAACCGATTCAATAATTCCTGAACTGGCAAAAGACGGCATTCTAGTCGACTCAACAAGATATATACAAGGAAGAGAACGACTTAAAATGTATACTGTATggaattcattaaaaaattataggCCAAACAATTTTGGCTCTAGGGTGGATTTTATCTTAATAAGTGAccatataaaaaaattattagtgGATGGAAACATACTTCCAGATGTTATGGGCTCCGATCATTGTCCAATCTATGCAGACCTTGATATTAGCTCCCTTAATAGTAGCTGCGGCCCTTCTGGCAATGTAAATATCCCCAAATTCGAGTGCAGATACAAATATGATTTACTAAATCACAATGTGTTGGCAatgttttcaaaaatgtcaaGTACTCATTCATCAGAAAACCTAGCATTGTCAAAAAAGGTTACAAAACCTAGAAAAGTTCCAAGGAGTAAGTCAATCGACAAGTTTTTTGAACGGTCAATTCCAGACTCTTCTGTCATTGATAAACCTACAATTCACGAGGAAGTGATTCAACCACCGAAGCCACTCACTACCTCAAAGGTAAAAAGAGAAACGCTATCATTCAAAGACATTTTTGGTAAACCTCCATTGTGCAAGCATGGTGAAGAGGCTATTCTGAAAACATCCAGAACAGCCGCAAATCCTGGCAAAAGATTTTGGGCGTGTCATCGACCACAAGGggattcaaataataaaggCGGTTCATGCGGGTTCTTCCAGTGGGTATAAATTATGTAATTATCAAGTATAGATGGTATATGCATTCTGTAACATTCGATATCTTCGTAATCACATCAAAACTCTAGCTCCTCCTCTTCCCTCCTCATCCAGAGCTCGTCATCTTTGTTACATTCCAAATCAGATAGTCTGGATGTCTTCTGAATAATTGAAGCTACTAACGGGGACCCAACCAATTCGTCTGTAGATGTATATGTTGCAATGGCAGATGAGAACTGTTCTTCGTCTTTGGAAttaactttgaaaaaggCAATTTTCTGTTCTTGATTCATAAAATAGTATTCAAGTCCTTCTCCAAAGATACCGTATGATCGCCTCAATGCATTATTTACCCATTGTTTCCAAGTCAATAAGTCTAATTGTACTTCCGAATCAAAGTTTTCATCTCGAGATGTTCTTTTAGGTAACGTTGTTAGTAATTCCGTCTCCGTGAAAGACAAGCAAACAATATACGTACAATAACACTTTGAGGAATATCCATtctttagaaaattttgtttgCCCAACCATATATGTAAATGTACTAGTGCCaatatattttatcttggctatttcaattgattttcaaGCATCGCACATTTTcaactgaaaaaattatatcgTCACCCCTCCGAGctacaaaagaaaaatgtaactttgatgatttttacaaaatgttATATAGTTTTGATACTAGTTTCAAAAAGTCATTTAACTATGGTACAACCATACATGCAGCGTAGAGCCATCTTTATAATCACATCTCTGTAATGTCATCTTGATCAACTTGTTGAAGAatctcttcatcttcagcaTTCTGATCTGAGTTATGCGtctcatcattttcatcatcctGAGCTGAGTTATGCACCTCATCAGTATATGGGCTATGCTCTATGTTTGTACCAGACTCAGCTTGtgaatcttcttctatatcaaaattactTTCTTGATCCATGAAGCTTGATAAATTGTCAGCATCTTCGTCATGCCCAGCTAACAGATCATCCGCTTcatccaaaaattgatcaTGCATTAAAGATGAGTAACTAGGGCCACGCCTTTGAGACCATCTACCGCCAAATTTTTGCAGAAGCCCTCTAGTTGAACGTTTAAACAATTGGTAACCAGAATAGACAGCAGATACCGCGACAAGTCCACCCTTTACAATTGAATTAATCACTTTATCCgtgttattattttcaatcaattggTCATCATCTAATCTAATTTCAccaaatcttgaaaatcCACCGTTTCTTCTTATACCGCGATCATAAATGAACCAGAGGATAAAGATGAATAGTAAGAAAGGAAtaaaaaagatcaaaagGAAGGATCTTCCACTAATCCCGTACTTTTTGTTGAATTCAGCTTCTTTACCAGGGCATGGCTTCGTGTCGGTATTAGCGTCCAGTTTCAAGCCTCCCTGACAAGTGGAAAGCGGTATTTTCCTATAGCCAGTGGGttcagaaaattcaattaagTCCGAATCTTTTTTACAGACATCTGAAGCTGGTAAGGGAGTTAAACCCTCCACCAATCTACAGGTGCCATCGTTAGCCTTGTAGTAATTATAATCACACTCAAAATCGCTCCTTTGACAGGTACAATTTCTGGTAATCCTAGAAAATTGATATAGTGGGACATGTCCAATGTAACAGTCATCGtgtatctttttcaaatattcttccTTGTGTCCAAATAGGCATTCTGTGTCAGGGGAAAGTGGGCTATACTCAAAATCATCATGAAACTCATCGTCAATATCGAGAAGGCATTGCCTTTTGAACATATTAGAGAAGTCAATCGTAAAAGTGCGTGATAACTTACCAGCAATATTTGTAGCTTCTCCGATCAATAAGAATCTCATGGCCGAATCCTGGGGAACTGTAATAATATCtttcaccaaaattttctccTCTGTAAATTTAAAGTCATTCCAAGTTTTGCCTGAATCCAGAGAATATGATAATGTGTCTGTCACCTGTTTTTCTGGAACCAAAACTAAAATACTACCGTGATCACCATACTCCCATTGGAATGAACCTTTCTTTACTTCTTTCCAGGTATTGCCACCATCGATAGTTAAAAATGTGGAACACTCATCAGCAGGTAGTAGATATTCACCTACATTCCCAACAGCAAACATCATACCCAATGCTGAACCAGAGGAATAGGTGTCTCTAATATCAGTTCTTTCAGTGTATCCATGCAAATTCAAGGAACATTTTTCCAGCGACTTGGAATtacatttatatttatttccTTGCCAGTCTCTCGATGGGGGAGTTAAGTAGGTCCAATCTGCCCCATCATTGAAGGTGATTTTCGTCTtaagttttttttcttgtttggTATCTACTAAATTCTCAGCATTATCAACAGAATTAATCAGAATGATTCCTTCAAGCCcttgaatcttttcaaaatcaacaCGCCCATACAAATCTCTGTTCACGCCTTTTTGCAAAGTTACAAAAGAGGTACCATTTGAATTAGATTTTAGTAGGTCTCCATTAGCTTGAGACATTTCGTTATTGGTGGTCATGTGCAAGAAAATAGCGCCTGTTTCAGATCCGAGGACCGTAAACGTTTGCTGCCTTAATTCAGCTAGATCTCTTGGTAATTTGGCTTCTGCAAACTCATCACCGTCTTGAGTAACGTAGGCTCTTAGTTCTCTATCACCATGGGTAACGGCTACAATACTATAATCACCAGATGTCATGAACCCAACTATATTGTCATATAGTATTTTTTTGtcattcttgaaataatcaGTGGAAGAAACCAATGATCTCTTATCAGAATTTCTTTCCTTAACCTGACatataatcaaatttttatcGTATGGGTCTTGGTATTTAGAACCGGCGAACTCACAGTGAACACTATTATCCAGTAACTTACTGAACGACCGGCCACCATCTCTTGTTATATATGCAACAGCGTGACACTGAGGGCTCAAAATAGATTCACAATCTTCTCCTCCATAGTAAACAAAGGAATTTTTATCCTTGGCATGAAAATCTAGTGGGAGGGTTAGCTGTACGGCATCAGGTAACTTTGTAGTAAAAAAGCTATGTCCTTTATCATGTGTAACAAAGAGAGTTCCCCTGGAACCAAAAAAGTAAGCAGTTTCACTAAAGAATGGATTGAatacaatttcaatgatttgTTCGCCATTTGtatcaatcttttcatttgtttCGCCACCATCATGTGAAACATAAAAGTCATAGCTTGAGGTTCCCAATATTAAAGACTCATCGGAAGACgtatcaaaatattgataaaagaTAATATTGTCCTCAAAGGTGTTTTCAGTgaccaaaattttattttcaccATTTCCCGAACCAGATCTATCCCCACAGCTCACTTCAACGAGGGAGATATCAAGTTCTTTCTTACATTTATTTCTGGTCCTCAAAACCATTGGTTTTAGCTTAATTTTTTGGCCTTGTTTGTTATTACAAAGACCAGAAATTGACATCAATCTGTCATCAGGCACACATTCGCCATTGTCATTCCTCGAAAACTCGAAAGCGCATTCATAGTCGTCTTCAGTACAAGTCTCACaaacttcttcatctagCTTCAAATCTTCGAAAACAGCATTGATCAAACATTTTGCGTCCTTGTTTCTCCTCATATAGTTGTATTTCATACCGTTGACACATTTTCCCTCAGCTAAATCCCACCTTTCATAATCATTCTTACCGCACGTTTTCTTGTCAAAGGCGTCAGTAAAATCTATGGTATATATGAAATTGGTCATTGTTAGCATGTTATTTGCTAGGTCAAAGCcattcaaaataaatttaacACCTGAACCATCGGGAGTGGTACTCACTATTTCAAATGGAATAATTGGTTCCTGTAACTGATACTCCGCCCAAGTATGACCGTGATCCaaagaataataaatttcacTTTCTGGATCACCATCTTCGTCTGGATTGAATGGAACTGCAATAATGACATTACCCATATCACCAGTCTCACATAATGttggaaatttgaatatcaGCTGCCAAGTCAAACCTCCGTCTCTTGATATAAAGGTTTGTTGATCATTTGGATCAACTTCAGATGTGCCGGAAACGGTTCCTATGGACACTAGTATACCTGCAGTTGGTGTGTCAAAGACACGACTCGTTTGAAGAGAGCAGTTTTCAACGTCATCAATATCACAAGAGAAAAAACTCTTATTTTCAGGGTCTACGATTTTTAAGTTTTGCCAATTGGCACCAGCGTCTACCGTAATCTTTGTAATCCTATCAGAAAAGGCATGTTCACTGTCGCCCACTCTTTCAAAGCTTGTAGGACCGAAAGATGAGGAGATCATCGTGCCCTTGAGAAAATCCAATTTAGATACATGTGTAAATGTTCTTCCACCTGTACGTGCCCATCTGAgagtttcaaatttaagaCCGGTCGAatcagaaattaaaatctCAGAAAATCGTTCTTTTGACCTCTCATCATCAGATTCACGCCTCACTATAGGTAGGATAATTCTTCCCAATGAATCTTCGGAGATTTGGCCAGAGACAGTGTACCTTAATTGAGTAGGAATGTAAGCTTGgttaaaattgataaaatccCTTGAAACCCAAACTTTTTTTGGAGAGTTtctattgaatttatcgTCTTGTGTTACAACCACAACACTAGATTCTAATATCTTATAATGGTTTACAGttttatcattgaaaaattctaaaCTTTTAACCACTTTCCCTTTGTTTGATACAGTGAATAATTCAGTGCTATCTTCGATTAAATCtcctttctttttattaaaaaaggTTTTCTGATATTTGCAGAATAACGTAGACTCATCGTTGGATGgaatttttaaatcttcACCTGATTTGATAAACGAACACGATGTCTCAGTATATTGACTTTTTTTAGATTGGGAATCATCCTGAGTAGCAATACCAGTAAAAGTTTTCCCATGATCGAAAGATACAAGATAGATTCCCTCACAGGTGAAGGTTTCATCGTCAGAggaaaataaatcatcaaacATGTCACCTAGTTCAgtaatcaaatttttaccaatttCTGCGAATTGATTTAATCCACGACGCTTAAGAGATGTATCTTCGAAACGCTTTCTGAAATGGTCCTTTTCCCCATCTTCGTGTGTGTCTTCTTTTTGATGCTCTTTGTTTTTATCGTCGTTCTCAGAATCGTGGCCCTTTTTCCCATCTTCGTGAGTATTTCCTTTTTGATGGTCTCTATTTCCAGATTCATTAGCTTTAGCACATAAACTACAGTGCACACCGAAGTAGTCCTTATTTGTAGGATGAGTGGAGATGAAGCATTGtccttcttcattttccgGTAAATCTAGTTCTATGAGCTGCCAAGACTTGCCTTGGTCTTCAGTAATGtaaaatttattgttttCAACAGTTACAATGGCCCTATCATGACTA
This window harbors:
- the POP8 gene encoding ribonuclease P (similar to Saccharomyces cerevisiae POP8 (YBL018C); ancestral locus Anc_8.164), giving the protein MVGQTKFSKEWIFLKVLLTSRDENFDSEVQLDLLTWKQWVNNALRRSYGIFGEGLEYYFMNQEQKIAFFKVNSKDEEQFSSAIATYTSTDELVGSPLVASIIQKTSRLSDLECNKDDELWMRREEEELEF
- the RFT1 gene encoding glycolipid translocation protein (similar to Saccharomyces cerevisiae RFT1 (YBL020W); ancestral locus Anc_8.166); this translates as MDEKHATSGNILLKSAKGATFLVLGQLFTKMSTFLLNSLLIRFLSPRIFGITTFLEFLLNTILFFSREAIRLSVWRISDSKTNLQNVFNFGYLSIFIGIPLSIVLTVWQYNNINSYFVNLPFFNWSILIIWLSGLLELLSEPFFILNQFMLNYSKRSKFESLGVLLGCLVNFAIITGFERDWIIFTSLDNQNSDMIKEGIAIFAFAMGKLTHSLTLLCCYFFDHISNFHGKGDVSLKLTKINKSFYFESKIFSHFKKVYFQLCFKHLLTEGDKLVINKLCTVEEQGIYSLLSNYGSLITRLLFAPIEESLRLFLTKLLSTSKSNKNLNMSVEVLLNLLKFYTYLSLLIIIFGPVNSSFILQFLIGSKWSTTSILHTIRTYCFYLPFLAMNGILEAFFQSIATGDEILIHSYIMMVFSGIFLCSCWVLIEYLKLSIDGLIFSNIINMSLRIAYCGQYLLRFYRKLDSEKNSILVNLSKFRLICFSALVVCSINWCFIGYVKNFKQFFVNVLLATILLCIILLKERTALKQLIGIRKVDDSKDI
- the APN2 gene encoding DNA-(apurinic or apyrimidinic site) lyase APN2 (similar to Saccharomyces cerevisiae APN2 (YBL019W); ancestral locus Anc_8.165); translated protein: MAQCTDIPDKQDNDNVLRLVTFNVNAIGTFFHYDPFSRMNNSLLDVFDYLKADIITFQEMKIDQRSITKWGKINSFYSFISIPRSKKGYSGVGCWIRIPPEDHPLHHKLKVLKAEEGITGALSVKISRDKTVKYRDDPTVGIGGYEMIDENEALHIDSEGRCVMVELACNLVVISVYCPANSGLTDEGELFRLKFLRLLFKRVRNLEALGKRTVLMGDLNVCRDLIDQAAGLEDSSIKLGPTDTGSAIEKQYPLEAKEFIMNPDVPHRRLMNHMLTDSIIPELAKDGILVDSTRYIQGRERLKMYTVWNSLKNYRPNNFGSRVDFILISDHIKKLLVDGNILPDVMGSDHCPIYADLDISSLNSSCGPSGNVNIPKFECRYKYDLLNHNVLAMFSKMSSTHSSENLALSKKVTKPRKVPRSKSIDKFFERSIPDSSVIDKPTIHEEVIQPPKPLTTSKVKRETLSFKDIFGKPPLCKHGEEAILKTSRTAANPGKRFWACHRPQGDSNNKGGSCGFFQWV
- the PIM1 gene encoding ATP-dependent Lon protease PIM1 (similar to Saccharomyces cerevisiae PIM1 (YBL022C); ancestral locus Anc_8.168), encoding MLRTSRLLKTSTVLKYQRGNSLALRVIKPRFATSIPNLPKSINYSGKLTFNEAILRRSSKNNDSGKHVPEQKKKDNDSGENKGEEENDDIIPEQDHETKKSDETISKIANGDSMPPSSASSSGNGNNPGDSHSNSNENELPEIYPKMLALPISRRPLFPGFYKAVVISNPSVMAAIKEMLDRQQPYVGAFMLKDSELDTDLITNQDQVHDVGVLAQITSAFPSKDEKTGKETMTALLYPHKRIKIDELFSPNDNEKEMPKIEDIKVEKITQDEIEEDVNPTEFLDQFDVSLVNVSNLNDEPFDRKSPIINALTAEILKVFKEISQLNTMFREQIATFSASIQSATTNIFEEPARLADFAAAVSAGEEEELQDILKSLNIEQRLEKSLLVLKKELMNAELQNKISKDVETKIQKRQREYYLMEQLKGIKRELGIDDGRDKLIETYKKRIEKLELPEVVQKIFDEEILKLSTLETSMSEFGVIRNYLDWLTTLPWGITSKEQYSAAKAKNILDQDHYGMKDAKDRILEFIAVGKLLGKVDGKIICFVGPPGVGKTSIGKSIARALNRRFFRFSVGGMTDVAEIKGHRRTYIGALPGRVVQALKKCQTQNPLILIDEIDKIGHGGIHGDPSAALLEVLDPEQNNNFLDNYIDIPIDLSKVLFVCTANTLDTIPRPLLDRMEVIELTGYVADEKVKIAEQYLIPQAKKTAGLENANVDITEEAIVSLMKHYCRESGVRNLKKHIEKIYRKAALKVLERITPKEETQEIIKEDATSTNPSATNEETDIQIEKTNENAEAMVVPDEIKVVVDNQHLKDYVGSPIYTTDRLYETTPPGVVMGLAWTNMGGCSLYVESVLEQPLSNCEHPTLERTGQLGDVMKESSRLAYSFAKMYLAKHYPENRFFEKASIHLHCPEGATPKDGPSAGVTMATSFLSLALNKSIEPTVAMTGELTLTGKVLRIGGLREKAVAAKRSGAKTIIFPKENVSDWEELPENVKEGLEALPADWYDDVFERLFSDVGTIKGNNVWKPEFEIIDAKQREHEHRSDK
- the HAP3 gene encoding Hap3p (similar to Saccharomyces cerevisiae HAP3 (YBL021C); ancestral locus Anc_8.167), whose protein sequence is MNEGDLNSSNMASHHSELREQDRWLPINNVSRLMKNTLPPTAKVSKDAKECMQECVSEFISFVTSEASDRCAADKRKTINGEDILVSLHALGFENYAEVLKIYLAKYRQQQALRNQQQQPSESDGSESNE